Proteins encoded together in one Bombus affinis isolate iyBomAffi1 chromosome 2, iyBomAffi1.2, whole genome shotgun sequence window:
- the LOC126928941 gene encoding salivary glue protein Sgs-3-like isoform X3: MRTFVFLFACLSLIASAWGNNLILGIRMPGDVLVKSRPIFKPPVPGVSHTVTIDVTAPSGYVISFVSVVNLNAKVINIVPIKGYIGEQSVVLLGIGKPGWPLLMEVTAYAFPSRDASDSTSTSTTPLTTISISTTTEPIGPSTTEPSSTEPPSTEPPSTEPSSTEPSSTEPSSTEPSSTEPSSAEPSSAEPSSTEPPSTEPSSTEPSSAEPSSTEPPSTEPSSTEPSSAEPPSTEPSSTEPSSTGSTSAEPSSIGSSTSGPRSTEPSSTEPSSTEPPSTEPPSTEPSSTEPSSTEPSSTEPSSTEPSSTEPSSTEPSSTEPNSAEPSSIGSSSSGPTSTEPSSTGSTSTIPTTSE, encoded by the exons ATGCGTACCTTCGTTTTTCTCTTCGCCTGTTTATCGCTGATTGCCTCCGCATGGGGTAACAACTTGATTCTTGGCATACGTATGCCTGGTGATGTTCTTGTTAAATCTCGGCCCATTTTTAAG CCACCAGTGCCAGGTGTCAGTCACACAGTCACGATTGACGTAACTGCACCATCCGGTTACGTGATCTCATTCGTCAGTGTAGTCAACCTGAATGCGAAGGTAATAAACATCGTTCCTATAAAAGGTTATATTGGAGAACAGTCGGTCGTCCTGTTGGGCATTGGAAAACCAGGTTGGCCCCTTCTGATGGAGGTTACTGCTTACGCTTTTCCTTCTCGAGACGCGAGCGATTCCACATCAACTAGTACTACTCCGTTAACGACTATAAGCATATCAACCACAACTGAACCAATTGGACCAAGCACCACCGAACCATCCAGCACTGAACCACCCAGCACTGAACCACCTAGCACTGAACCATCCAGCACTGAACCAT CCAGCACTGAACCATCCAGCACTGAACCATCCAGCACTGAACCATCCAGCGCTGAACCATCCAGCGCTGAACCATCCAGCACTGAACCACCCAGCACTGAACCATCCAGTACTGAACCATCCAGCGCTGAACCATCCAGCACTGAACCACCCAGCACTGAACCATCCAGTACTGAACCATCCAGCGCTGAACCACCCAGCACTGAACCATCCAGCACTGAACCATCCAGCACTGGATCAACCAGCGCTGAACCAAGCAGCATTGGATCTAGCACCAGTGGACCACGCAGCACTGAACCATCCAGCACTGAACCATCCAGCACTGAACCACCCAGCACTGAACCACCCAGCACTGAACCATCCAGCACTGAACCATCCAGCACTGAACCATCCAGCACTGAACCATCCAGCACTGAACCATCCAGCACTGAACCATCCAGCACTGAACCATCCAGCACTGAACCAAACAGCGCTGAACCAAGCAGCATTGGATCTAGCTCTTCTGGACCAACCAGCACGGAACCATCTAGCACTGGATCAACCAGCACTATACCAACCACTTCCGAATAA
- the LOC126928941 gene encoding salivary glue protein Sgs-3-like isoform X2 — MRAFIFLFACLSLFAFAWGNNLILGRRLFGDVLVESLPIFKPPVPGVSHTVTIDVTAPSGYVISFVSVVNLNAKVINIVPIKGYIGEQSVVLLGIGKPGWPLLMEVTAYAFPSRDASDSTSTSTTPLTTISISTTTEPIGPSTTEPSSTEPPSTEPPSTEPSSTEPSSTEPPSTEPSSTEPPSTEPSSTEPPSTEPSNTEPSSTEPPSTEPSSTEPSSTEPSSAEPSSAEPSSTEPPSTEPSSTEPSSAEPSSTEPPSTEPSSTEPSSAEPPSTEPSSTEPSSTGSTSAEPSSIGSSTSGPRSTEPSSTEPSSTEPPSTEPPSTEPSSTEPSSTEPSSTEPSSTEPSSTEPSSTEPSSTEPNSAEPSSIGSSSSGPTSTEPSSTGSTSTIPTTSE; from the exons ATGCGTGCtttcatttttctcttcgcCTGTTTATCGCTGTTTGCCTTCGCATGGGGTAATAACTTAATTCTTGGCAGACGTCTGTTTGGTGATGTTCTTGTCGAATCTCTACCCATCTTTAAG CCACCAGTGCCAGGTGTCAGTCACACAGTCACGATTGACGTAACTGCACCATCCGGTTACGTGATCTCATTCGTCAGTGTAGTCAACCTGAATGCGAAGGTAATAAACATCGTTCCTATAAAAGGTTATATTGGAGAACAGTCGGTCGTCCTGTTGGGCATTGGAAAACCAGGTTGGCCCCTTCTGATGGAGGTTACTGCTTACGCTTTTCCTTCTCGAGACGCGAGCGATTCCACATCAACTAGTACTACTCCGTTAACGACTATAAGCATATCAACCACAACTGAACCAATTGGACCAAGCACCACCGAACCATCCAGCACTGAACCACCCAGCACTGAACCACCTAGCACTGAACCATCCAGCACTGAACCATCTAGCACTGAACCACCCAGCACTGAACCATCCAGCACTGAACCACCCAGCACTGAACCATCCAGCACTGAACCACCCAGCACTGAACCATCCAACACTGAACCATCCAGCACTGAACCACCCAGCACTGAACCATCCAGCACTGAACCATCCAGCACTGAACCATCCAGCGCTGAACCATCCAGCGCTGAACCATCCAGCACTGAACCACCCAGCACTGAACCATCCAGTACTGAACCATCCAGCGCTGAACCATCCAGCACTGAACCACCCAGCACTGAACCATCCAGTACTGAACCATCCAGCGCTGAACCACCCAGCACTGAACCATCCAGCACTGAACCATCCAGCACTGGATCAACCAGCGCTGAACCAAGCAGCATTGGATCTAGCACCAGTGGACCACGCAGCACTGAACCATCCAGCACTGAACCATCCAGCACTGAACCACCCAGCACTGAACCACCCAGCACTGAACCATCCAGCACTGAACCATCCAGCACTGAACCATCCAGCACTGAACCATCCAGCACTGAACCATCCAGCACTGAACCATCCAGCACTGAACCATCCAGCACTGAACCAAACAGCGCTGAACCAAGCAGCATTGGATCTAGCTCTTCTGGACCAACCAGCACGGAACCATCTAGCACTGGATCAACCAGCACTATACCAACCACTTCCGAATAA
- the LOC126928941 gene encoding salivary glue protein Sgs-3-like isoform X1 gives MRTFVFLFACLSLIASAWGNNLILGIRMPGDVLVKSRPIFKPPVPGVSHTVTIDVTAPSGYVISFVSVVNLNAKVINIVPIKGYIGEQSVVLLGIGKPGWPLLMEVTAYAFPSRDASDSTSTSTTPLTTISISTTTEPIGPSTTEPSSTEPPSTEPPSTEPSSTEPSSTEPPSTEPSSTEPPSTEPSSTEPPSTEPSNTEPSSTEPPSTEPSSTEPSSTEPSSAEPSSAEPSSTEPPSTEPSSTEPSSAEPSSTEPPSTEPSSTEPSSAEPPSTEPSSTEPSSTGSTSAEPSSIGSSTSGPRSTEPSSTEPSSTEPPSTEPPSTEPSSTEPSSTEPSSTEPSSTEPSSTEPSSTEPSSTEPNSAEPSSIGSSSSGPTSTEPSSTGSTSTIPTTSE, from the exons ATGCGTACCTTCGTTTTTCTCTTCGCCTGTTTATCGCTGATTGCCTCCGCATGGGGTAACAACTTGATTCTTGGCATACGTATGCCTGGTGATGTTCTTGTTAAATCTCGGCCCATTTTTAAG CCACCAGTGCCAGGTGTCAGTCACACAGTCACGATTGACGTAACTGCACCATCCGGTTACGTGATCTCATTCGTCAGTGTAGTCAACCTGAATGCGAAGGTAATAAACATCGTTCCTATAAAAGGTTATATTGGAGAACAGTCGGTCGTCCTGTTGGGCATTGGAAAACCAGGTTGGCCCCTTCTGATGGAGGTTACTGCTTACGCTTTTCCTTCTCGAGACGCGAGCGATTCCACATCAACTAGTACTACTCCGTTAACGACTATAAGCATATCAACCACAACTGAACCAATTGGACCAAGCACCACCGAACCATCCAGCACTGAACCACCCAGCACTGAACCACCTAGCACTGAACCATCCAGCACTGAACCATCTAGCACTGAACCACCCAGCACTGAACCATCCAGCACTGAACCACCCAGCACTGAACCATCCAGCACTGAACCACCCAGCACTGAACCATCCAACACTGAACCATCCAGCACTGAACCACCCAGCACTGAACCATCCAGCACTGAACCATCCAGCACTGAACCATCCAGCGCTGAACCATCCAGCGCTGAACCATCCAGCACTGAACCACCCAGCACTGAACCATCCAGTACTGAACCATCCAGCGCTGAACCATCCAGCACTGAACCACCCAGCACTGAACCATCCAGTACTGAACCATCCAGCGCTGAACCACCCAGCACTGAACCATCCAGCACTGAACCATCCAGCACTGGATCAACCAGCGCTGAACCAAGCAGCATTGGATCTAGCACCAGTGGACCACGCAGCACTGAACCATCCAGCACTGAACCATCCAGCACTGAACCACCCAGCACTGAACCACCCAGCACTGAACCATCCAGCACTGAACCATCCAGCACTGAACCATCCAGCACTGAACCATCCAGCACTGAACCATCCAGCACTGAACCATCCAGCACTGAACCATCCAGCACTGAACCAAACAGCGCTGAACCAAGCAGCATTGGATCTAGCTCTTCTGGACCAACCAGCACGGAACCATCTAGCACTGGATCAACCAGCACTATACCAACCACTTCCGAATAA